One genomic region from Conexibacter woesei DSM 14684 encodes:
- a CDS encoding crotonase/enoyl-CoA hydratase family protein translates to MTELATYALDGRIATVTLDDGKANALSIAMLRTLHDALDQAERDEAVVLMTGREGRFSGGFDLTVFASGDPAAVVEMLRLGATLAERILAFPTPVAIACNGHAVAAGAFLLLAADARVGADGPFKIGLNEVQIGLTMPWFAIELARQRLTPAAFDRAVVTAVMHTPQEAVAAGFLDRVVASADLAAAGREAAETLAGLNPAAHAATKQRARAGAIAAVRDAIESELTVEGLTGAKAPA, encoded by the coding sequence ATGACGGAACTGGCGACGTACGCGCTCGACGGACGGATCGCGACGGTGACGCTCGACGACGGGAAGGCCAACGCGCTCTCGATCGCGATGCTGCGAACCCTCCACGACGCGCTCGACCAGGCCGAACGCGACGAGGCCGTCGTGCTGATGACCGGCCGCGAGGGCCGCTTCTCGGGCGGCTTCGACCTGACCGTCTTCGCCTCCGGCGACCCGGCCGCCGTGGTGGAGATGCTGCGGCTGGGCGCGACGCTCGCGGAGCGGATCCTCGCGTTCCCGACCCCGGTCGCGATCGCCTGCAACGGTCATGCGGTCGCCGCCGGCGCGTTCCTGCTGCTCGCGGCCGACGCCCGCGTCGGCGCCGACGGCCCCTTCAAGATCGGCCTCAACGAGGTTCAGATCGGCCTGACGATGCCGTGGTTCGCGATCGAGCTGGCCCGCCAGCGGTTGACCCCCGCCGCCTTCGATCGCGCCGTCGTCACCGCCGTGATGCACACCCCGCAGGAGGCGGTCGCCGCGGGGTTCCTCGACCGCGTCGTCGCTTCTGCCGACCTGGCCGCCGCCGGCCGCGAGGCCGCCGAGACGCTCGCCGGCCTCAACCCCGCGGCCCACGCCGCGACGAAGCAGCGCGCCCGCGCGGGTGCGATCGCGGCCGTCCGCGACGCGATCGAATCGGAGCTGACGGTCGAGGGTCTGACGGGAGCGAAGGCGCCCGCGTGA
- a CDS encoding YoaK family protein, translating into MRGLGVDERARRLLALTCATGMVDAVAFLGLGQAFCAMQTGNVAFLGFGVAGADGAPVAAPLTALCAFVAGGVAAALLLRASATASVPRGVAAAVAAEIGLLALATAVAAASDPRAGDTAALLTIAALAAAMGLRTTIVRGRGGANVATTVLNLTAIGGAAAAGAGLASGADLAQRAAALLALLLGAVVGALLLEAALWLPLALATAVTLATHALDRPAPAPA; encoded by the coding sequence GTGCGGGGACTGGGCGTGGACGAGCGGGCGCGGCGGCTGCTGGCGCTGACCTGCGCGACGGGGATGGTCGACGCGGTCGCCTTCCTCGGCCTCGGCCAGGCGTTCTGCGCGATGCAGACGGGCAACGTCGCGTTCCTCGGATTCGGTGTCGCGGGCGCGGACGGCGCCCCAGTCGCCGCTCCGTTGACCGCGCTCTGCGCCTTCGTCGCCGGCGGCGTCGCGGCGGCGCTGCTGCTGCGGGCCAGCGCGACGGCGAGCGTCCCGCGCGGCGTGGCGGCTGCGGTCGCGGCCGAGATCGGACTGCTGGCGCTCGCGACCGCCGTCGCGGCCGCGTCCGATCCGCGGGCGGGGGACACGGCCGCGTTGCTGACGATCGCGGCGCTGGCCGCCGCGATGGGGCTGCGCACGACGATCGTGCGCGGGCGCGGCGGTGCGAACGTCGCGACGACGGTGCTCAACCTGACCGCGATCGGCGGTGCGGCAGCCGCGGGCGCCGGCCTCGCGAGCGGCGCCGACCTCGCGCAGCGTGCCGCCGCGCTGCTCGCGCTGCTGCTCGGCGCGGTCGTCGGCGCACTGCTGCTGGAGGCCGCGCTGTGGCTCCCGCTCGCGCTTGCGACGGCGGTCACGCTCGCCACCCACGCGCTCGACCGCCCCGCGCCCGCGCCGGCCTGA
- a CDS encoding alpha/beta fold hydrolase, with amino-acid sequence MTTGNAALRRRDTAGWTVIENDPQQPRRRVLMLPGLFCTSEFFTGVLTDEALATAGVTALAADPPGFAGLPVPGGFDFSIASYAALVEEFAAAESIDLIAGHSFGANVGIEIAARGRFRGKLLLLSPSLSREDEEEDLRSLDEASHTPIVGTLVWLGINPTLKHGMRGRLPEDRFDELFGEMKRNPRAANRAQVVGFFEHLAAHGGEVASRLATASTPVWLGRGDRDEVGITDAELAIVDAAPHVTLKTIPGAAHFSITDTPHEVAQLVLDLLAYEES; translated from the coding sequence GTGACGACCGGCAACGCCGCGCTGCGACGGCGCGACACCGCGGGATGGACGGTGATCGAGAACGACCCGCAGCAGCCCCGGCGGCGGGTGCTGATGCTGCCGGGCCTGTTCTGCACGTCGGAGTTCTTCACCGGCGTGCTCACCGACGAGGCGCTCGCGACGGCGGGCGTGACGGCGCTGGCGGCAGATCCGCCCGGCTTCGCGGGGCTGCCGGTCCCGGGCGGGTTCGACTTCTCGATCGCGAGCTATGCGGCGCTGGTCGAGGAGTTCGCCGCCGCCGAGTCGATCGACCTGATCGCCGGTCACTCGTTCGGCGCCAACGTCGGCATCGAGATCGCCGCGCGCGGTCGCTTCCGAGGCAAGCTGCTGCTGCTGTCCCCCTCGCTCTCACGGGAGGACGAGGAGGAGGATCTGCGCTCGCTCGACGAGGCGAGCCACACGCCGATCGTCGGCACGCTCGTCTGGCTCGGCATCAACCCGACGCTCAAGCACGGGATGAGAGGCCGCCTGCCCGAGGACCGCTTCGACGAGCTGTTCGGCGAGATGAAGCGCAACCCGCGCGCCGCCAACCGCGCGCAGGTCGTCGGCTTCTTCGAGCACCTCGCCGCGCACGGCGGCGAGGTCGCGAGCCGGCTCGCGACCGCCTCCACACCCGTCTGGCTCGGGCGCGGCGACCGCGACGAGGTCGGCATCACCGACGCGGAGCTGGCGATTGTCGACGCCGCGCCGCACGTGACGCTCAAGACGATCCCCGGCGCCGCCCACTTCTCGATCACCGACACCCCGCACGAGGTCGCGCAGCTCGTGCTCGACCTGCTGGCCTACGAGGAGAGCTGA
- a CDS encoding TetR/AcrR family transcriptional regulator, protein MPRPKQRTPELGQRVLAAAVDLLAAEGVAGVTAREVARAAQTSTPAVYELFGDKGGLVRAVFFEGFRRLHELLAAVPETDDPRADALATVAAYRAFVVANPALADVMLSRPFTDFAPGPQELRASGSVRELIVARVRRGVEAGAFAADPVDLAHALVALVQGLAAAENGRRLGTTPDSVDRRWAFAVGALLDGVAGPRAQPTTSSALPSGSRR, encoded by the coding sequence ATGCCCCGCCCCAAGCAACGGACGCCGGAGCTGGGCCAGCGCGTGCTGGCGGCGGCGGTCGACCTGCTCGCCGCCGAGGGCGTCGCCGGCGTCACCGCACGAGAGGTCGCGCGTGCGGCGCAGACCTCGACCCCGGCCGTCTACGAGCTGTTCGGCGACAAGGGCGGCCTCGTGCGCGCCGTCTTCTTCGAGGGCTTCCGCCGGCTGCACGAGCTGCTCGCCGCGGTGCCCGAGACCGACGACCCGCGTGCCGACGCGCTCGCGACAGTCGCCGCCTACCGCGCCTTCGTCGTCGCCAACCCCGCCCTCGCCGACGTGATGCTGTCGAGACCGTTCACCGACTTCGCACCCGGCCCGCAGGAGCTGCGGGCGAGCGGCTCGGTCCGCGAGCTGATCGTCGCGCGTGTCCGCCGCGGCGTCGAGGCCGGCGCCTTCGCCGCCGACCCCGTCGACCTCGCGCACGCGCTCGTCGCGCTCGTCCAAGGCCTCGCCGCCGCCGAGAACGGCCGCCGCCTCGGCACGACGCCGGACTCCGTCGACCGCCGCTGGGCGTTCGCCGTCGGCGCTCTGCTCGACGGCGTCGCCGGGCCGCGCGCTCAGCCGACGACGAGCAGCGCGTTGCCGTCGGGGTCGCGCAGGTAG
- a CDS encoding M24 family metallopeptidase: MYRWPEVDFAALRDARMERVSELMREQAVDHLLLSSFDTIRQATDFRATLTYDSNYDYYAALVAADGETTLLACDVGEAIDEPMHGLPWITRRVPTPSWQSLWAHPATYARVLARELERVGARRLGVDVLPFEVAAALRAACPQVELVPVLRELLWARRIKLPDEVRLLEAGCEVLSLCASAAMGGFVEGMTDHEVVTLADETAHKHMVEWISHSVIVAQATPKEAAWLPTGRRIWGGEVFFVDYGVIGRGGYTADFCRTAFAGEPDPVVADAHRKLLDAKAAGEAFARPGVKGSEVARVVNDALRGHGLPPTAYAMGHGIGLRMVEIPSLYREELMDHDDVLEEGMAICIEPSTSVELPSGEVVGLKEEDQYIVTATGLRTLTRTAVA, from the coding sequence ATGTACCGCTGGCCCGAGGTCGACTTCGCCGCGCTGCGCGACGCGCGCATGGAGCGCGTCTCCGAGCTGATGCGCGAGCAGGCGGTCGACCACCTGCTGCTGTCGAGCTTCGACACGATCCGGCAGGCGACCGACTTCCGCGCGACGCTGACGTACGACTCCAACTACGACTACTACGCGGCGCTCGTCGCGGCCGACGGCGAGACGACGCTGCTCGCCTGCGACGTCGGCGAGGCGATCGACGAGCCGATGCACGGCCTGCCGTGGATCACGCGGCGCGTCCCGACGCCGTCGTGGCAGTCGCTGTGGGCGCATCCGGCGACGTACGCCCGCGTGCTCGCGCGGGAGCTGGAGCGCGTCGGCGCCAGACGGCTCGGCGTCGACGTGCTGCCGTTCGAGGTCGCCGCGGCGCTGCGCGCCGCCTGTCCGCAGGTCGAGCTGGTACCGGTCCTGCGCGAGCTGCTGTGGGCGCGCCGGATCAAGCTGCCCGACGAGGTGCGGCTGCTGGAGGCGGGCTGCGAGGTGCTGTCGCTGTGCGCCTCCGCGGCGATGGGTGGGTTCGTCGAAGGGATGACGGACCACGAGGTCGTCACGCTCGCCGACGAGACCGCCCACAAGCACATGGTCGAGTGGATCTCGCACAGCGTGATCGTCGCCCAGGCGACGCCGAAGGAGGCGGCGTGGCTGCCGACCGGACGGCGCATCTGGGGCGGCGAGGTCTTCTTCGTCGACTACGGCGTGATCGGCCGCGGCGGCTACACCGCCGACTTCTGCCGCACCGCCTTCGCCGGCGAGCCGGACCCGGTCGTCGCCGACGCCCACCGCAAGCTGCTCGACGCGAAGGCGGCCGGCGAGGCGTTCGCGCGCCCCGGCGTGAAGGGGTCGGAGGTCGCGCGGGTCGTCAACGACGCGCTGCGCGGCCACGGCTTGCCGCCGACCGCGTACGCGATGGGCCACGGCATCGGGTTGCGGATGGTCGAGATCCCGAGCCTCTACCGCGAGGAGCTGATGGACCACGACGACGTGCTCGAGGAGGGGATGGCGATCTGCATCGAGCCCTCCACCTCGGTCGAGCTGCCGAGCGGCGAGGTCGTCGGGCTCAAGGAGGAGGACCAGTACATCGTCACCGCGACCGGCCTGCGCACGCTGACGCGCACCGCGGTCGCGTGA
- a CDS encoding VOC family protein, whose protein sequence is MSTTTHRIGQIHLVMVPSSDQDRSVAFYKALGFTTQADADFGDGQRWIEMVPPDGKTGVALVPGRPEAAGTQTGIVVTTGDIDATHAQLLAEGHDVDPAVARAGSPAEIRLGGVSLTEPWPPMFYLRDPDGNALLVVG, encoded by the coding sequence GTGAGCACCACCACCCACCGCATCGGCCAGATCCACCTCGTGATGGTCCCGTCCAGCGACCAGGACCGCTCGGTCGCGTTCTACAAGGCGCTCGGGTTCACCACCCAGGCCGACGCCGACTTCGGCGACGGCCAGCGCTGGATCGAGATGGTGCCGCCGGACGGCAAGACCGGCGTCGCGCTCGTCCCCGGGCGCCCCGAGGCCGCCGGCACCCAGACCGGGATCGTCGTGACGACCGGCGACATCGACGCGACCCACGCCCAGCTGCTCGCCGAAGGCCACGACGTCGACCCCGCGGTCGCCCGCGCCGGCTCGCCGGCGGAGATCAGACTCGGCGGCGTCTCGCTGACCGAGCCGTGGCCGCCGATGTTCTACCTGCGCGACCCCGACGGCAACGCGCTGCTCGTCGTCGGCTGA
- a CDS encoding MFS transporter: MADTAPPSTSSAPARRDSRWIALYILCTGMLMIVLDSSIVNVALPSIQDDLGFSTSNLAWVVNAYLLTFGGLLLLAGRLGDLLGRRRIFLAGLVVFTIASALCGLATSEGVLIAARMLQGIGGALTAAVILGMIVTMFPEPREQAKALGVFAFVASGGASLGLLLGGVLTDALSWHWIFLVNVPIGVVTFLLAQRFVADEPGLGLSRGADVLGATLITSGLMVGVYAIVKVSDEGWGSLHTLGLGAVSIALLSLFVLRQARAANPLMRLGIFRSRNLSATNAVQILIMGGLFAVFFLGTLYLERVLGFKPIEIGLAFLPVSLGIGLLSLGFAERLSVRFGPKNTLLAGLTLAALGLLLFTQVPTDGSYVSDVLPSMVLIGVGMGTAFPAMMALAMSGVAPQDAGLASGLVNTTQQIGAALGLSLLATFSTTRSDTLLDKGEPIGDALTGGYTLAFGIATGLLVAAVAIVALVIQKPAAREPVHVEQDEQALAYAEA; the protein is encoded by the coding sequence ATGGCCGACACCGCTCCCCCCTCCACCAGCTCCGCTCCAGCCAGACGCGACTCCCGCTGGATCGCGCTCTACATCCTCTGCACGGGGATGCTGATGATCGTGCTCGACTCGTCGATCGTGAACGTCGCGCTGCCGAGCATCCAGGACGACCTCGGCTTCTCCACCTCGAACCTGGCGTGGGTCGTCAACGCCTACCTGCTGACGTTCGGCGGCCTGCTGCTGCTCGCCGGCCGGCTCGGCGACCTGCTCGGTCGTCGTCGCATCTTCCTCGCCGGGCTCGTCGTCTTCACCATCGCCTCCGCGTTGTGCGGCCTCGCGACGAGCGAGGGCGTGCTGATCGCCGCGCGGATGCTGCAGGGCATCGGCGGCGCGCTGACCGCGGCCGTGATCCTCGGGATGATCGTGACGATGTTCCCGGAGCCGCGCGAGCAGGCGAAGGCGCTCGGCGTCTTCGCGTTCGTCGCCTCCGGCGGCGCGTCGCTCGGGCTGCTGCTCGGCGGCGTGCTGACCGACGCGCTGTCGTGGCACTGGATCTTCCTCGTCAACGTGCCGATCGGCGTCGTCACGTTCCTGCTCGCGCAGCGGTTCGTCGCCGACGAGCCGGGGCTCGGCCTGAGCAGAGGCGCCGACGTGCTCGGCGCGACGCTGATCACGAGCGGCCTGATGGTCGGCGTGTACGCGATCGTCAAGGTCTCCGACGAGGGCTGGGGCTCGCTCCACACGCTCGGCCTCGGCGCGGTCTCGATCGCGCTGCTGTCGCTGTTCGTGCTGCGCCAGGCGCGCGCCGCGAACCCGCTGATGCGGCTCGGGATCTTCCGTTCGCGCAACCTCTCGGCGACGAACGCGGTGCAGATCCTGATCATGGGCGGACTGTTCGCCGTCTTCTTCCTCGGCACGCTCTACCTCGAGCGCGTGCTCGGCTTCAAGCCGATCGAGATCGGCCTCGCGTTCCTGCCGGTGTCGCTCGGGATCGGCCTGCTGTCGCTCGGCTTCGCCGAACGGCTCAGCGTACGCTTCGGGCCGAAGAACACGCTGCTCGCCGGGCTGACGCTCGCGGCCCTCGGCCTGCTGCTGTTCACGCAGGTGCCGACCGACGGCTCCTACGTCTCCGACGTGCTGCCGTCGATGGTCCTGATCGGCGTCGGCATGGGCACGGCGTTCCCGGCGATGATGGCGCTCGCGATGTCCGGCGTCGCGCCGCAGGACGCGGGCCTCGCCTCGGGCCTCGTCAACACGACCCAGCAGATCGGCGCCGCGCTCGGACTGTCGCTGCTGGCGACCTTCTCGACGACGCGCAGCGACACGCTGCTCGACAAGGGCGAGCCGATCGGCGACGCGCTCACGGGCGGCTACACGCTCGCGTTCGGGATCGCGACCGGCCTGCTCGTCGCCGCGGTCGCGATCGTCGCGCTCGTGATCCAGAAGCCGGCGGCACGCGAGCCGGTCCACGTCGAGCAGGACGAGCAGGCGCTCGCCTACGCGGAGGCGTAG
- a CDS encoding MarR family winged helix-turn-helix transcriptional regulator — MSITDRPEPADAATAETDGQRCLAADLGWLLAKASFSLNVEIGRAFIPLGVTPRAYHVLEAAADGRRSQSDLVDLVGVDKTTMVQTIDALEAAGLAERRPCEHDRRARIVVVTPLGHEKIAEGRATVHRVQSEVLATLPRRTAEAFLEGLQQLVDQRLTEPMECERTIRRARQRR, encoded by the coding sequence ATGAGCATCACGGACAGGCCCGAGCCGGCGGACGCGGCGACGGCCGAGACAGACGGTCAGCGGTGCCTCGCCGCCGACCTCGGGTGGCTGTTGGCGAAGGCGTCGTTCTCGCTCAACGTCGAGATCGGCCGGGCGTTCATCCCGCTCGGCGTGACACCGCGCGCCTACCACGTGCTCGAAGCGGCCGCCGACGGCCGGCGTTCGCAGTCCGACCTGGTCGACCTCGTCGGCGTCGACAAGACGACGATGGTGCAGACGATCGACGCGCTCGAAGCCGCCGGCCTCGCCGAGCGCCGGCCCTGCGAGCACGACCGCCGCGCGCGCATCGTCGTCGTGACGCCGCTCGGTCACGAGAAGATCGCCGAGGGCCGCGCGACCGTCCACCGGGTCCAGAGCGAGGTGCTCGCGACGCTCCCCAGACGGACGGCCGAGGCGTTCCTGGAGGGGCTTCAGCAGCTCGTCGACCAACGGCTCACCGAGCCGATGGAATGCGAGCGGACGATCCGCCGCGCCCGCCAGCGTCGCTAG
- a CDS encoding DUF3159 domain-containing protein encodes MQLSSTNLRADDVRSAELDRNVRLARMGGSSFRGFVPWIIFWVVASPSSWEYASGGALIAALILLIPSSDRGSVKLLDVVSIAFFGALTIAGLALDRDQLDWLEDYAQAISSGVLAIVVLGSLAFIPFTEQYAREQAPKEVWETPLFKQVNRVLTLVWGAVFALAAILGVIAQQVDGGTDWLNWIIPIALIVGAFKFTAWYPDHARAAAGAPARPGTSPTVRS; translated from the coding sequence GTGCAGCTTTCCTCCACGAACCTGCGCGCTGACGACGTCAGATCGGCCGAGCTCGACAGAAACGTCAGACTCGCGCGAATGGGAGGCAGTTCATTCCGCGGCTTCGTCCCGTGGATCATCTTCTGGGTCGTCGCGAGTCCGAGCAGCTGGGAGTACGCGTCCGGCGGTGCGTTGATCGCCGCGCTGATCCTGCTGATCCCGTCGTCCGATCGCGGCAGCGTCAAGCTGCTCGACGTCGTCTCGATCGCGTTCTTCGGCGCGCTCACGATCGCCGGACTGGCGTTGGATCGCGACCAGCTCGACTGGCTCGAGGACTACGCGCAGGCGATCTCCAGCGGCGTGCTCGCGATCGTCGTGCTCGGCTCGCTCGCGTTCATCCCGTTCACCGAGCAGTACGCGCGCGAGCAGGCGCCGAAGGAGGTCTGGGAGACGCCGCTCTTCAAGCAGGTCAACCGCGTGCTGACGCTCGTCTGGGGTGCCGTGTTCGCACTCGCGGCGATCCTCGGCGTGATCGCGCAGCAGGTCGACGGCGGGACCGACTGGCTCAACTGGATCATCCCGATCGCGCTGATCGTCGGTGCGTTCAAGTTCACCGCCTGGTACCCCGACCATGCGCGGGCGGCCGCCGGCGCGCCGGCGCGCCCGGGCACGTCCCCGACAGTGAGGAGCTGA
- a CDS encoding polyamine ABC transporter substrate-binding protein, with product MTGAAGGAPLRMLVWPGMPAPEALERVAARLGVALDCETICTNEQLEERLLAGERWDLVTPSDFMVERLAARGLLAPLDAALLPGRDALAPWARRPAWDPAERWSVPLAFGTTGVLHDRERLPDAGSWRALLDPPPGVVVGLLDEPREVIGAALLAAGERFDATDERALAAAGELLRRGGRAVARVDSGDFVSPVRDGLVAAHHAWSGPAAAAVRADPRLAYSLPGEGAVVWVTTVAIAASCPRPALARAAIAALLDPELARITVEQHSYATPNDAARRLLPAELRDDPVLFPSPATLRRAITIRDVDPAAQARLAALWADVAAGAG from the coding sequence GTGACCGGAGCCGCCGGCGGAGCGCCGTTGCGGATGCTCGTCTGGCCCGGCATGCCGGCGCCGGAGGCGCTCGAGCGGGTCGCGGCGCGGCTCGGCGTCGCGCTCGACTGCGAGACGATCTGCACCAACGAGCAGCTCGAGGAGCGGCTGCTGGCAGGCGAGCGCTGGGACCTCGTGACGCCGTCGGACTTCATGGTCGAGCGGCTCGCGGCACGCGGGCTGCTGGCGCCGCTCGACGCCGCGCTGCTGCCCGGCCGCGACGCGCTCGCGCCGTGGGCGCGGCGCCCGGCGTGGGATCCCGCCGAGCGCTGGTCGGTCCCGCTCGCCTTCGGCACGACGGGCGTCCTCCACGACCGCGAGCGGCTGCCGGACGCCGGCTCGTGGCGGGCGCTGCTCGACCCGCCGCCCGGCGTCGTCGTCGGGCTGCTCGACGAGCCGCGCGAGGTGATCGGCGCCGCGCTGCTCGCGGCCGGCGAGCGCTTCGACGCGACCGACGAGCGCGCGCTGGCGGCGGCGGGGGAGCTGCTGCGACGGGGCGGGCGGGCCGTCGCGCGGGTCGACTCCGGCGATTTCGTCTCGCCGGTGCGCGACGGGCTCGTCGCCGCTCACCACGCCTGGAGCGGCCCGGCCGCCGCCGCGGTCCGGGCCGATCCGCGGCTCGCCTACTCGCTCCCCGGCGAGGGCGCAGTCGTGTGGGTGACGACCGTCGCGATCGCCGCCAGCTGCCCGCGGCCGGCGCTCGCGCGCGCCGCGATCGCCGCGCTGCTCGATCCCGAGCTCGCCCGGATCACCGTCGAGCAGCACAGCTACGCGACGCCGAACGACGCCGCCCGGCGGCTGCTGCCGGCGGAGCTGCGCGACGACCCGGTGCTGTTCCCGTCGCCGGCGACGCTGCGGCGCGCGATCACGATCCGCGACGTCGACCCAGCGGCGCAGGCGCGGCTGGCTGCGCTGTGGGCGGACGTCGCCGCCGGCGCGGGCTGA
- a CDS encoding dihydrofolate reductase family protein has protein sequence MGRLIINAAITVNGAFEAPAPAPDGWLVLDPDSQQASLEKWQAADAMVLGRKTYEGLAAVWPRMADLPGFEAYAERMNSMPKYVASRTLSGPLEWNATLLEGDLSDSVGSLKDEHDGNLIVSGAGELARDLIARGLVDEIWFTVSPYLSAAGPRIFDDVGAVRLELVATTTFPSGVVRLCYRPTAQLSS, from the coding sequence GTGGGACGACTGATCATCAACGCCGCCATCACCGTCAACGGCGCCTTCGAAGCGCCGGCGCCCGCGCCGGACGGGTGGCTCGTCCTCGACCCCGACAGCCAGCAGGCCTCGCTGGAGAAGTGGCAGGCGGCCGACGCGATGGTGCTGGGCCGCAAGACCTACGAGGGGCTCGCCGCGGTCTGGCCGCGGATGGCCGATCTGCCCGGGTTCGAGGCTTACGCCGAGCGCATGAACAGCATGCCGAAGTACGTCGCGTCGCGGACGCTGAGCGGACCGTTGGAGTGGAACGCCACGCTGCTGGAGGGCGACCTCTCCGACAGCGTCGGCAGCCTCAAGGACGAGCACGACGGCAACCTGATCGTCTCCGGTGCCGGCGAGCTGGCTCGCGACCTCATCGCCCGCGGCCTCGTCGACGAGATCTGGTTCACGGTCAGCCCCTACCTGTCGGCGGCCGGGCCGCGGATCTTCGACGACGTCGGCGCCGTCCGCTTGGAGCTCGTCGCGACGACGACCTTCCCGTCGGGCGTCGTGCGCCTCTGCTACCGGCCGACCGCTCAGCTCTCCTCGTAG
- a CDS encoding pyridoxamine 5'-phosphate oxidase family protein: protein MTRQLDETVDLDIYGAGPLPWSRALDALRSGWPRMETACFLGTVRPDGRPHAAAVGAAEYDGDVYFTSGPGTRKSRNLAVNPACTLSLRLDGIDLVLEGEARRVTDTPTLDRVAALYRDSGWPAEVDGDALTAPYSAQSAGPPPWHLYRITFHTAFGVGLREPHGASRWSFSDA, encoded by the coding sequence ATGACCCGCCAGCTCGACGAGACCGTCGACCTCGACATCTACGGCGCCGGCCCGCTGCCATGGAGCCGCGCGCTCGACGCGCTCCGCAGCGGGTGGCCCAGAATGGAGACCGCTTGCTTCCTCGGGACCGTCCGGCCCGACGGCCGGCCCCACGCGGCCGCCGTCGGCGCCGCGGAGTACGACGGCGACGTCTACTTCACCAGCGGCCCCGGCACGCGCAAGTCGCGCAACCTCGCGGTCAACCCCGCGTGCACGCTGTCGCTGCGGCTCGACGGAATCGACCTCGTGCTCGAAGGCGAGGCGCGCCGTGTGACCGACACGCCGACGCTCGACCGCGTCGCTGCACTCTACCGCGACAGCGGCTGGCCGGCGGAGGTCGACGGCGATGCGCTCACCGCCCCCTACAGCGCGCAGAGTGCCGGACCGCCGCCGTGGCACCTCTACCGCATCACCTTCCACACCGCGTTCGGCGTCGGTCTGCGCGAGCCGCACGGCGCGAGCCGCTGGAGCTTCAGCGACGCCTGA
- a CDS encoding DNA polymerase domain-containing protein, with protein sequence MARSEHTILEVAGREVRLSNPAKVYFPKPGWTKLDLAQYYMAVADAALVHLRERPTVMKRFVNGITEDPIWQKRVPQRVPEWLETATVSFPSGRTAEELVANDAAHLVWAANLGVIDFNPWPARRADLDHPDELRVDLDPTPGVGWDEVRRTAMVVRDVLAEYGLRGYPKTSGSKGIHVNVRVEPRWDHLEVRRAALALAREVERRAPDLATSKWWKEERHGVFVDYNQNARDRTVASCYSVRPTVDARVSCALEWDEVPAVEPGDLRLDTVPERLRTVGDPAASIDDEPGSLEQLLDLARRDEEGGLGDAPWPPHFPKQRGEPKRVQPSRDADRPSQRGRAGDPQPGGPPPGVRTGGLQQGFGAKPRSGQGYEHEFDEE encoded by the coding sequence GTGGCGAGAAGCGAACACACGATCCTCGAAGTCGCCGGGCGCGAGGTGCGGCTCTCGAACCCCGCCAAGGTCTACTTTCCGAAGCCGGGGTGGACCAAGCTCGACCTCGCGCAGTACTACATGGCGGTCGCCGACGCCGCGCTCGTGCACCTGCGCGAGCGCCCGACCGTGATGAAGCGCTTCGTGAACGGGATCACCGAGGACCCGATCTGGCAGAAGCGCGTGCCGCAGAGAGTGCCCGAGTGGCTGGAGACGGCGACCGTCTCGTTCCCCTCCGGCCGCACCGCCGAGGAGCTGGTCGCCAACGACGCCGCGCATCTCGTGTGGGCGGCCAACCTCGGCGTGATCGACTTCAACCCGTGGCCGGCGCGGCGCGCCGACCTCGACCATCCCGACGAGCTGCGGGTCGACCTCGACCCGACCCCGGGCGTCGGCTGGGACGAGGTGCGGCGCACGGCGATGGTCGTCCGCGACGTGCTCGCCGAGTACGGCCTGCGCGGCTATCCGAAGACCTCCGGCTCGAAGGGCATCCACGTCAACGTCCGCGTCGAGCCGCGCTGGGACCACCTCGAGGTCCGTCGCGCCGCGCTGGCGCTGGCCCGCGAGGTCGAGCGGCGCGCACCGGACCTCGCGACGAGCAAGTGGTGGAAGGAGGAGCGCCACGGCGTCTTCGTGGACTACAACCAGAACGCGCGCGACCGCACGGTCGCGTCGTGCTACTCCGTGCGCCCGACGGTCGACGCGCGCGTCTCGTGCGCGCTGGAGTGGGACGAGGTCCCTGCCGTCGAGCCCGGCGACCTGCGGCTCGACACGGTCCCCGAGCGGCTGCGCACGGTCGGCGACCCGGCCGCCTCGATCGACGACGAGCCCGGCTCGCTGGAGCAGCTGCTCGACCTCGCCCGCAGGGACGAGGAGGGCGGGCTCGGCGACGCGCCGTGGCCGCCGCACTTCCCGAAGCAGAGAGGCGAGCCCAAGCGCGTCCAGCCGAGTCGCGACGCCGACCGCCCGTCGCAGCGCGGCCGCGCCGGCGACCCGCAGCCCGGCGGACCGCCGCCGGGCGTGAGAACCGGCGGCCTCCAACAAGGCTTCGGCGCCAAGCCGCGGTCCGGCCAGGGCTACGAGCACGAGTTCGACGAGGAGTGA